Part of the Carnobacterium mobile DSM 4848 genome, AAAGATGAAATCAGAGAAAAAATCGACCAAACCAAACAAACCGCCAGCACTTTTGACGAATTTAAAGAACAACTAGAAAAAAGTGGTGTACAGGTGATTGAACGAGGAAAAACCGTTACGTATCAGCATATCAATGAAAATAAAAAAGTCCGCGCCAAAAAATTAGGCGAAGACTACGAAAAGGAGACCCTTATCCATGGCTTTGAAAGACACCTTGAACCAACAGAAAACAGAAATGAACCTTCAACCACCGAATCAAGAGCAGTTGACGCAGGATATCCAGCACTTGATCCAAGTATTGACCGAGATCCGGAACTACAGCGGAGCGACGCTGCAACAGAAAAGCTTGGAAAAAGCCAATCTGGAGAACAATTTACAGGAGATTCAAGACGTGACCCATTCAGTCCTGAACAGCTTCAACAGCACCTTGAAAAACTTAGAAACCACACAGACCAACTTCAACGAGACAGCTCAAAAGCAGTCCGAAGAGTCCTTGACCCAATTGAAAAAGATCTTAAGCAACCTCTTAACGAAAAACAAAACCGAGATCGAGAAGATCCAGCACGAAATGAACCAGAACAACCAACAATTAAGCGAGATCAACCAAACCATAACCGAGACCATGGACCAAGTCTTTAAACAGTTGAACGCTGAAATCAAGCGAACAAACCAAAAATTAACCGCTAGAACGGTGTTAACCAATTTATATGCCAGTGTTCCAACAGGAATTGTAGTGGTCGCTTTAATGTGGTTACTGAATCATTTTAATTTTTGGTGATTTTTAGAGAATTGCTTTAAATACCTTCTATAAGCGAAGTAAAGCTCCGTTTAAGACATTTAATTATTCTTTCTTTGTATTTATACGTTTTTGAACAGAATGGTAATAAAGGCTGTTTTTTGAGCTTTAAGATACACAATGGTTCTATCCGTCGAGCGATAGTCGAGATACAAATCCTTGCAGACGGGGTTGATCTTTTTAAATTATCTTCATCTTGCATAGCAAGATTTCATTTATGTTATTTTAATCTGTACAGTACTATTCTTTGTTAGGTTAATTATAACGAACTTATTATATTTATCTTTAATACTTTGTCTTTGAACCTTTTGGGATTAAAAAAAGCTTTGATAGCAGTGCTTACAGCGATTAAACAACGAGGGAAAACTGTGCATTAAACGAGGAAAACTGTGCATTAAACGAGGAAAAACTGTGCATTAAACGAAAAAGTTTTATTTTATTCGTCTTTAGTGTATTATAAAAAATATATATAATTTTACTATTTAAATTAAGTTTTTCTCTTAAAAAGCCAGGAGGATTGTTTTATGCAAAATTCGAATCATGATATGTCTCATAGAGTGATACATATGGAAGATTTATATCGTCAAAAAACAGTAGAACATAATGACTTAGTGACTAGTGTAGCTAAAATGGATAAAGTTCCTTTAAAGTTTTTTGAGTTAGCAGTATCTTGCTTGGATACTGAGAATACTCCTAAAAATAATACAGTTTTTTTATCGAAAAAAACTCTCTTTTCTTTTTTTAAAGCAGAAGATAACGATAAACATGCTCGGTTCAAAAAGGCTTTAACTACATTACATAGACAGTCTATTTTTGAGGTTCGAGAAGTAAATGCAAAAGGTAAATTAAACTTTAAAATTATATCTCCTATATCCAGTAGCGAATGGAACGATTATGATGATATTGTAGCAATTAAATTTACAGAAGATATTATGCCCTATTTGATTGATTTAAAACGCAATTTCACCCAATATTTGATTACTGATCTTATGGAGTTAAATAGCAAATATAGTATCATTCTATATAAATGGTTTTCTATGAATTACAATCAATATGAAACTTATAAAGACACAATGAAACGTACTAAAAATCAGATTATTCAAATGAAAAATCCTTACATTGAAATTCAAGAATTACGTCGAATGACAAATACAGTGAGTGAATATGAAAGGATATTTGATTTTGAAAAAAATATATTGAAATTAGCTTAGGGAAGTAAATAAATACACACATTTTACTGTCACTTATGAAAAAGTGAAAAAAGGACGTTCCATTGCTGGTATTCAGTTTTATATTGATAAAAAAACCGTAAAAATTCTCTGCCCTACAAAGAGAATGATCTGGATATATAAAAGATAAAGCACAACAGGAACAAGAACAGCAAGATCTTTTTAATAAGGCTATACAGAATAAATATACGACGTTATTAGGAGAAAACTTGTTGATAGGATTTCGAGATATGCAGGATATTCCCAAAATGGCTAATCTACAAAAACAAGTTTATCCTCTTTATGACGATTTAAAAAAATTAAGAGGGGTGAATGGTGTTAAAGATCACATTAATTATGTAGCTACCCATAAAGATGGAGCAGAACCTCAAATGCAAAATATAGTTAAATATCTTAAACGCTCAATCGAGCAATATCTGAAAATAGTAAAAATTCAAAATATAGACTAAAAATAAAAAAAGTTGAAATTATTAACAAATAATTTCAACTTTTTTTATGCTATCATGTAAGATAGCATATAGATAGCGTGCAAGATAGCATAAATTTTATTAGAAAGATATCAGAAAGCGGTGAATATTTTTGTCTAATAATCGTGTACAAATAATTGTAAGAACTACAACAGAAGAGAAGGAAAAGATAAAAGAAATAGCGAAATTAAAAAATAAGTCTATGAACCAATTAATTATAGATAGCGTAATTGATAGCGCTAATGATAGCGCTAAAGATAGCGAGAATGATACTGTTGAAGATCGCTCTGTTATTGCGATTTTCAACAGTCAATTAGAAAATAAGGACAAGCAAATTGATAAACTACAAAATCTACTTGATCAGCAGCAACAATTATCGCTTCAATCAAATAAACAAATGGAACAATTGCAGCTGCAATTATCTAATGAAACCGCAGAAGATTTAACTCGCTCAGTTAGTAATCAATTAGTTAATGATGAAGACGTTCGTGAAACAACTGAAAAGAAGGGTTTTTTTAGTAAGATTTTCAAAAAGTAAATCTATTAGTTAGAGAGACTGTATAAACAATAGAAAAGGAGATAGATTAAAATGAACAGGCATGATTTTGTTCGGTTGATTGCTGCAAACGAGGATGTAACCATTGATGACGCAACGGAAATGGTTAATAGTGTCTTAAAGGGAATAGAAGACGCTTTAAAGAAAGAACAATCTCTTAGGTTTATCGGTTTTGGTAAGTTTGATATTGTTCAGCGCTCTGCCAGAAAAGGAAGAAACCCAAAAACTGGAGAGGAAATACTTATTCCTGCCAAACGAAGAATAATTTTTAAACCTGGAAAACAGTTGGAAGAAAATGTGTTAGGCTATTCTAAACCAAATAAAAAATCAAAGAAATAAGCCTTTCAATATTTTGATTTAAGCTAGAATCCTAATCTAAAGTTCAACAAAGTCTCGCTAATTTCATCTTCATTGATTCCAATATAACGCTTTGTAATTTTTTCGCTGCTGTGACCGAAGATTTCCATGAGTGTGGCCACGTCTTTTGTTTTCTTGTAGTAATGATACCCAAACGTCTTCCGCAGCGTGTGCGTGCCGATATCGTCTCTTCCCAAGAGCTTAGCCACCTTCTGAAACATCTGGTAGACTGTGTTGACTTCTAAATGGCCGCCTTTGGTGCTCGGAAACAATCATCCTCCGGATCCAAATCGTTTGTATACTCTTGGATCAAATCTTGCAGACTGCTTAAATACAAAATACGGGTTTTCCCAGTTTTTTGTTCTACGATTCGGGGGTTTTTAGACGAAAGAATGTCTTTTTTCTTCAATTTGACAATATCGGACATGCGCAAACCGCTGTTAATCCCGATCAAAAATAAAAAAACGTCGCGTTCGGCGTTTATATTGCGCCTCAAACAGAATAAAAAGTCGTTGATTTCTTGCTGGGTTCTTAAGGGTTGGACGTTATAACTCATTGAAATGATCTCTCCTCTCACAAAACAGATACCTGATTACAGTTAGTATACCACGAAATCATGTATTGAGGGGCGATATAAAAAAAGAACCCTATGGGGATAGGATTCTGGATACACGATTTTACGCAATTTCATGTATTAATTGATATATATATATTTTATATTGCTCATTATAAATATAAAAAAGGAGGCTTTTTTTTGAAAAATTGGGATTATGCTGAATTAAGCAAAGATGCTAGCAATCATGGCGGTCCAGAAAAATATGTAAATTACTTGATGAATATCTCTGAAAAAAAAGGCTTAGAAAAGGGGATTGCAGCTGGTGTAGCTATAACAACTTTAACGGGAATTGGAATTATTTATGGTAGTGCTAAATTAAAGAGTTACATGAAAAATAGAAAAACGGAAAAATAAAATCATCAGTGATTAAAGATAAGTTGATTGAAGAGTTGCAAATTGACACTGAAGAAAATGAGTTTAAGTTGATGAAAAAATATGGTATAGAAATTTATGGAAAAGATAATACTATTGCCGGAAACAGTCGATCTAATTGGGCAGAATGGTTTAACAGTGAAGAAGAAAGAAATAAAAAATATCAATTTTACACAACAAAAAGAACCATTAGTCCTAACGATATGCTAATTGAAATGGAAATTGCTTCATCACCCTATATTGGTGGCGATGAAAAATTAACACGAATATATACAAAAATCGAGAAAGATATTCAAATTTTTATTTAGTGACAAAAACGCCTATATTATTTATAGTGTACTTATAGGACGTTATAAATATTAGGAGCGTGTTAAAAGATGAGTAGAAACCGAGTGTTTGTCCCAGTTATTACAACATTAATGTCAGCAGACCCTTTTATTCATGGAGACGATAATAACATCCAGTATAAAATATCTTATGGTCATGAACTTGAAAATCAGAACCTTGTTTTTAAAATTCAAATGGTCGGTAATGGCTACATAAAAGGTAGACAAGCTCCTTCATATTCCGATAAAGATTTTGACCAAATAGTAAAAATTAAAGAGATTTTAAGAATTGAATATAAGAAAATGGATCATCGTTTAAGAGATATTGAATTAAGTGAAGAAGAAGTAAAGCAACGTATAGAGAATTTGTAAAGCAAAAGCTAAGGTAATTACCCTAGCTTTTGCTTTCTTGTATCCCATATTTCAGGTGTTGATTCAACTAAAAATAATGATAATAAAAGAGTATTTTTTAATGGAAATTTGATTAATAAAGTAAAAGGTGGTTAATTTGTGAGATTTTTAGGTAATAAGCAACAGTTGTTGCCGTTTATTGAAGAAGTTATAAATAAGTACAATATAGAAGGTGAAACTTTTGCTGATTTATTTGCAGGAGCAGGTTCAGTAGGAGACTATTTTAAGGGAAATTATACTATTTTATCAAATGATTATTTATACTTTTCTAAAGTAGTAAACGATGCAAAATTGTTAAACAATGAAATTCCAAAATTTGATAGATTCAAAACCAAATTTCAATGTTCACCTTTTGAATGGTTTAATAATAAAGAATACAAATCCAAGGTGCATTTTTTTGTATATAACAATTATTCTCCCGTAGGAGAAAGAATGTATTTTACTGAAGAGAACGCGATAAAGATTGATGGAATAAGAATTGATATGGAAGAGCTCTATAAAGATAATATTTTAGAGTATAATGAATATTCATTTTTACTAGCTTCACTTTTAGAATCGGTCACAAAAGTTTCAAACACTTCTGGAACTTATCAAGCGTACTTTAAATTTTGGGAATCTCGTTCTAGTAAACTATTAGTTCTTAGACCACTAGAAATGACAGAAACATTGTCAGTTAATAAAAATAATATAGTCTACAATAAGAATACGAATCAATTAGTGAGAGAAATTTCAGGAGATATTGCCTATATCGATCCACCCTATACAACAACTCAATATGTTAATTCATATCATGTTCTAGAAACAATAGCTAAGTATGACTATCCAGAAGTATTTGGCATAACTGGTAGAAGGAAGAAAAGAGAATTTTCAGGATATTCTAATAATAAATTAGCTCTATATGAGTTTGAAGATCTATTTCGACAAATTGATTTTGAGCATATATTAGTTAGTTATAGTAATCAATCAATTGTTCCAATTGAAGAAATAATTGAATTAGCAAGAAAATTTGCTGTTGATAATATAGTTCATGTAGAAAGTAATGAGTATCGTGAATATTCAACTAATAATTTAAGTTATAAAAGAAAAGGAAATAAATTGAAAGAGTACATTATTTATTTCAGAAAAAACAGAGGTAATATTAAATCACCTCTAAATTATTCAGGGAGTAAAGATGTTTTATTACCTTCTATTTTTAAAGAACTGCCTAAACATGTAGGAACATTTGTAGACATGATGGGTGGCGCTTTCAATGTGGGGGCTAATGTTTTCGCTATTGATAAAGTAATTTATAATGAATTCAATCCTTTCATCTTTGATATTATAGATATGCTTTTATCTAATGATAAAGTGTCTTTAGTAAAAGAGATACAAGAGACCGTTAATCAATATAGTTTAGAAAAAAAGAATAAAGAGAATTATATTAATTTTCGAAATATTTATAATAACTTAAAAAAAACTCCATTAAACTTATTTATTCTTCAAATGTATTCTTTTCAAAATATAATTAGATTTAATAGTAAACACCAAATGAATACACCTACAGGAAATAATGAATTCAATGAAGGCTCAATTCAAAGAATCAAAAATTTTAATGTTAAATCCACTTCTTTTGAATTAATTAATGGTAATTACTTAGACTTAGATCCAACTATGTATCCAAAAGATACTATTTTTTATTTTGACCCTCCTTACTTTATAACAAATTCTGAATATATAGATGGAAAAAGAGGAATGAACGGCTGGGATTCAAATCAAGAAACTGAATTATTACAATATATCTCAAAATTAAATGATTTAGGATATAAATTCATGCTCTCTAATGTATTAGAACATCGCGGTAAGATGAATAATATTTTAATAGAATGGATCGATACCCATGATTTTGAAGTAGTTGATATTGGTCGTACAGGAATCAAATTTCCTAGATATGAAGTCTTGATTAAAAATTTTGACTAAAGATGACTAAAAAAAAGCAACAACCACTATTTATTTTAATGCTTGTATATGAGGAGGAAAAATATTGCGGATACTCAATTTAAATAACTCTTTGCAAAATGGAAGTAGGCTACCTGAGAAATTTTTAAATATTAATGATTCAACTTTATTAGGTAGTACACCAGATGAAATCATATCTGCTGTGGAAGCAAAAATAATGAAAAAAATAAATTCATTTAATAACAAGTTGAATATTTCAAAAATAGAATACGGTAATCAAACAATTATTCCAGGTGTACAAAGGACCCTCTATTCATCTTATATCTTTGATAGAATAAAAATTTCTGAAGATGAAAGAGATTACTATTTGCAGAGAAGTTATATTGTAAATGTTATTCATGATCAATTATATGCTGAAAAAATGATTGCTTACGTTCTTTTATCAAACTCTATACAAGAAGGACGTAATACAACAACTACTCAGCAAATTTTCCCTACTCTAGCTGACTATATATCTCATTTTTTATCCTCTCCATCTTTTGGCTATGCTA contains:
- a CDS encoding DUF536 domain-containing protein yields the protein MSNNRVQIIVRTTTEEKEKIKEIAKLKNKSMNQLIIDSVIDSANDSAKDSENDTVEDRSVIAIFNSQLENKDKQIDKLQNLLDQQQQLSLQSNKQMEQLQLQLSNETAEDLTRSVSNQLVNDEDVRETTEKKGFFSKIFKK
- a CDS encoding DNA adenine methylase, with product MRFLGNKQQLLPFIEEVINKYNIEGETFADLFAGAGSVGDYFKGNYTILSNDYLYFSKVVNDAKLLNNEIPKFDRFKTKFQCSPFEWFNNKEYKSKVHFFVYNNYSPVGERMYFTEENAIKIDGIRIDMEELYKDNILEYNEYSFLLASLLESVTKVSNTSGTYQAYFKFWESRSSKLLVLRPLEMTETLSVNKNNIVYNKNTNQLVREISGDIAYIDPPYTTTQYVNSYHVLETIAKYDYPEVFGITGRRKKREFSGYSNNKLALYEFEDLFRQIDFEHILVSYSNQSIVPIEEIIELARKFAVDNIVHVESNEYREYSTNNLSYKRKGNKLKEYIIYFRKNRGNIKSPLNYSGSKDVLLPSIFKELPKHVGTFVDMMGGAFNVGANVFAIDKVIYNEFNPFIFDIIDMLLSNDKVSLVKEIQETVNQYSLEKKNKENYINFRNIYNNLKKTPLNLFILQMYSFQNIIRFNSKHQMNTPTGNNEFNEGSIQRIKNFNVKSTSFELINGNYLDLDPTMYPKDTIFYFDPPYFITNSEYIDGKRGMNGWDSNQETELLQYISKLNDLGYKFMLSNVLEHRGKMNNILIEWIDTHDFEVVDIGRTGIKFPRYEVLIKNFD
- a CDS encoding relaxase/mobilization nuclease domain-containing protein, translating into MFESRLNRSRRKANIRYTAAEKGILERPGQTSWKDEIREKIDQTKQTASTFDEFKEQLEKSGVQVIERGKTVTYQHINENKKVRAKKLGEDYEKETLIHGFERHLEPTENRNEPSTTESRAVDAGYPALDPSIDRDPELQRSDAATEKLGKSQSGEQFTGDSRRDPFSPEQLQQHLEKLRNHTDQLQRDSSKAVRRVLDPIEKDLKQPLNEKQNRDREDPARNEPEQPTIKRDQPNHNRDHGPSL
- a CDS encoding replication initiation protein — protein: MQNSNHDMSHRVIHMEDLYRQKTVEHNDLVTSVAKMDKVPLKFFELAVSCLDTENTPKNNTVFLSKKTLFSFFKAEDNDKHARFKKALTTLHRQSIFEVREVNAKGKLNFKIISPISSSEWNDYDDIVAIKFTEDIMPYLIDLKRNFTQYLITDLMELNSKYSIILYKWFSMNYNQYETYKDTMKRTKNQIIQMKNPYIEIQELRRMTNTVSEYERIFDFEKNILKLA
- a CDS encoding HU family DNA-binding protein → MNRHDFVRLIAANEDVTIDDATEMVNSVLKGIEDALKKEQSLRFIGFGKFDIVQRSARKGRNPKTGEEILIPAKRRIIFKPGKQLEENVLGYSKPNKKSKK